From the genome of Neomonachus schauinslandi chromosome 5, ASM220157v2, whole genome shotgun sequence, one region includes:
- the UBFD1 gene encoding ubiquitin domain-containing protein UBFD1 isoform X3 gives MAAAGAPDGMEEPGMDTEAETVATEAPARPLNCVEAETAAGAAAEDSCAARGSLQPAPAQPPGDPAAQTSVSNGEDAGGGAGRELVDLKIIWNKTKHDVKFPLDSTGSELKQKIHSITGLPPAMQKVMYKGLVPEDKTLREIKVASGAKIMVVGSTINDVLAVNTPKDAAQQDAKAEENKKEPLCRQKQHRKVLDKGKPEDVMPSVKGAQERLPTVPLSGMYNKSGGKVRLTFKLEQDQLWIGTKDSRREPNMPNSPRSGQH, from the exons ATGGCGGCGGCCGGAGCCCCGGATG GCATGGAGGAACCTGGCATGGACACGGAGGCCGAGACGGTGGCGACCGAGGCCCCCGCGCGGCCCCTGAACTGCGTGGAGGCCGAAAccgcggcgggggcggcggccgAGGACTCTTGCGCGGCGCGAGGTAGCCTGCAGCCGGCGCCGGCCCAGCCCCCTGGGGACCCTGCGGCCCAGACATCGGTCAGCAACGGCGAGGACGCGGGCGGCGGCGCGGGCAGGGAGCTGGTGGACTTGAAGATCATCTGGAATAAGACTAAGCACGACGTGAAGTTTCCCCTGGATAGCACAGGCTCCGAACTAAAACAGAAGATTCACTCGATTACAG GTCTCCCTCCTGCCATGCAGAAAGTCATGTATAAGGGACTCGTCCCTGAGGATAAGACgttgagagaaataaaagtgGCCAGCGGAGCCAAGATCATGGTGGTTGGCTCCACGATAAATGATGTTTTAGCCGTAAACACACCCAAAGATGCTGCCCAGCAGGATGCAAAGGCCGAAGAGAACAAGAAGGAACCACTCTGCAGGCAGAAA CAACACAGGAAAGTGTTGGATAAAGGAAAACCCGAAGATGTGATGCCATCTGTTAAGGGTGCCCAG GAGCGCCTGCCAACGGTACCCTTATCCGGCATGTACAACAAATCCGGAGGCAAAGTGAGACTCACCTTCAAGCTGGAACAAGACCAGCTGTGGATCGGCACTAAAG ATTCCCGGAGGGAACCGAACATGCCTAATTCACCTCGTTCTGGCCAGCACT AG